The following are encoded in a window of Castanea sativa cultivar Marrone di Chiusa Pesio chromosome 5, ASM4071231v1 genomic DNA:
- the LOC142637317 gene encoding uncharacterized protein LOC142637317 yields MDQRLSTDVVDHKNGAYAQIKDVESPELGMFDKPLPCFGCGIGWFSLLLGLACPLLWYYATFLYFRKYYQRDPRERDGLAANAVAALICTIAVIIAGVVILIINLGTNPH; encoded by the exons ATGGATCAGA GGCTTTCAACAGATGTGGTGGATCATAAGAACGGCGCCTATGCTCAGATTAAAGATGTGGAGAGTCCTGAATTGGGAATGTTTGATAAGCCCCTTCCGTGCTTCGGCTGTGGAATTGGATGGTTTTC TCTTCTTCTAGGATTGGCGTGCCCATTGTTGTGGTACTATGCGACGTTTCTTTACTTTCGGAAGTACTACCAGAGAGATCCAAGGGAGCGAGACGGACTTGCTGCCAATGCAGTAGCT GCTTTGATATGTACAATTGCTGTGATAATTGCCGGAGTTGTTATCCTTATAATCAATCTTGGTACAAATCCGCACTAG
- the LOC142637010 gene encoding DNA-directed RNA polymerase I subunit rpa49: MNSDPEDTKSPLTQNHETPPKKKKKNKHKTPQPPPQPPSPPPPSPPVQAKVQSLKENPKKFPPFVAYFPSGYDPTKNHSNSEQIDGHESAPSVKVYRSQERPQRVEMVVTPTGSNVDFVGSNYSGESTGGHHCSYALGVFDKESQSLKIVPVAFDKVFRLEPKVRGLEAADKKTESPVKEELSAVKKADRFRELTNLYGTKKARNEAKKKHSLNQEDDPNSQKVLDRKIKEVKINKEALIGSEGAEATVARNIPPYDANAATPQEAYPLDKIILMGEWDYIADIFELLQEKPKLASNAYPTFVNNRIDKLQGIQDEAEKRTLCCIFSYITHLIKFRDQHSMDAFSSAKGHKIPGILRNRFSTMFADQLSKRLSAEKNDLIISYILVLTLYADEFRTDPADIAKDLRMSPINLRAHFEHLGCKLSRQDKLQIFTLPLPLQFPILRQKRRR, encoded by the exons ATGAATTCAGACCCAGAAGACACCAAATCCCCACTAACCCAAAACCATGAAACCccaccaaagaaaaagaagaaaaacaagcaCAAAACCCCTCAACCGCCACCACAACCACCTTCAcctccaccaccttcaccaCCAGTCCAAGCCAAAGTCCAATCTctcaaagaaaacccaaaaaagtttCCACCTTTTGTAGCTTACTTCCCCTCTGGTTATGACCCAACGAAAAACCACAGCAATTCTGAGCAAATTGATGGTCACGAGTCAGCACCTAGTGTTAAGGTTTATAGGAGCCAGGAACGACCTCAGAGGGTTGAGATGGTGGTAACCCCAACTGGGTCTAATGTGGATTTTGTTGGGTCTAACTATTCTGGTGAATCCACTGGTGGCCACCACTGTAGTTATGCACTTGGGGTGTTTGATAAAGAGTCCCAGAGCTTGAAGATTGTTCCTGTTGCTTTTGACAAG GTATTTAGACTAGAACCAAAAGTCAGAGGGTTAGAAGCTGCTGATAAAAAAACCGAAAGCCCAGTAAAGGAAGAGCTTTCTGCAGTAAAGAAGGCAGACAGATTTAGAGAGCTTACTAATCTTTATGGAACAAAGAAGGCAAGAAATGAG GCTAAAAAAAAGCACTCTCTGAATCAAGAAGATGATCCCAATTCTCAGAAGGTGCTAGACAGGAAAATCAAAGAAGTTAAGATAAATAAGGAGGCCCTTATAGGTTCAGAAGGTGCTGAAGCCACTGTTGCTCGCAATATCCCACCATATGATGCCAACGCCGCTACGCCCCAGGAGGCTTATCCACTGGACAAGATCATTCTCATGGGAGAGTGGGATTACATTGCAGATATTTTTGAGCTTTTGCAAGAGAAACCAAAATTGGCCTCCAATGCCTACCCAACCTTTGTTAACAACAGAATTGATAAATTGCAGGGGATACAG GATGAGGCAGAGAAGAGAACGCTTTGTTGCATATTCTCATACATTACTCATCTAATAAAGTTCAGAGATCAGCATTCCATGGATGCTTTTTCCTCTGCAAAGGGCCACAAAATTCCAGGCATTCTACGCAATAGGTTTTCAACCATGTTTGCTGATCAATTGTCAAAAAGGTTGTCAGCTGAGAAAAATGATCTTATCATTAGTTATATCTTGGTGCTCACACTATATGCTGATGAATTCCGAACTGATCCAGCTGACATAGCGAAGGATCTGAGAATGAGTCCAATAAATTTGAGAGCACATTTTGAGCATTTGGGTTGCAAGCTCTCACGGCAGGACAAATTGCAGATTTTTACCCTACCTTTACCTCTCCAATTTCCAATACTTAGGCAGAAGCGGCGACGATAG